In one window of uncultured Acetobacteroides sp. DNA:
- a CDS encoding C69 family dipeptidase, with translation MKRIFLSLTALLLLQAQPSDACTSYLVTKGASKDGSAMISYAADSHIRYGELYFRPAKDYPAGAMVSLFDRGTNKPLGQIPQAAHTYSVVGLMNEHQVAIGETTFGGRRELDDTTATIDYGSLMFLALQRAKTAREAIKVMTELVDQYGYYGGGESFSIGDPNEVWILEMTGKGTNWATDKKSKRAYNKDKGALWVAIRIPDGYISAHANQARITTFPLENGKTSISFKNIDKIFNPEVEVVYANDVISYARNKKWFSGADSDFSFSDTYAPVDFGAARFSEFRVWAMFNSASDGMDKYLDYVTGKNLAHRMPLYVKPNRKLSPRDLMGFKRNHLEGTEFDMSKDIGAGPHALPYRWRPMTWKYNGKEYFHERTTATQQTGFSFIAQMRSWLPNAIGGISWFGVDDAASCVYVPFYCGMTRVPECWAEGNGDMLTYSPTSAFWAFNRVSNFAYLRYDVISQDIKKLQKEMEDRNELFAKATDAAAAELYKSNPDEAREYITSFSVDLGNNTVKRWIDFSNYLLVKYIDGNIKKEKDGKFLRNPYGFPASPIQPELPDYWKKTIIDQTGSKFEMVK, from the coding sequence ATGAAACGTATCTTTCTTTCACTAACAGCGCTCCTTTTGCTGCAAGCGCAGCCATCCGACGCCTGCACCAGCTACCTGGTAACCAAAGGAGCCTCCAAGGATGGCTCGGCGATGATATCGTACGCCGCCGACTCGCACATCCGCTACGGCGAGCTCTACTTCCGCCCCGCTAAGGATTACCCCGCAGGCGCAATGGTTTCGCTATTCGACCGAGGCACCAACAAGCCGCTGGGCCAAATTCCACAAGCAGCCCACACCTACTCGGTGGTAGGGCTGATGAACGAGCATCAGGTAGCCATTGGCGAAACCACCTTTGGCGGTCGGCGCGAGCTCGACGATACAACCGCCACCATCGACTACGGCAGCCTAATGTTCCTAGCGCTACAGCGCGCCAAAACAGCCCGCGAAGCCATCAAGGTGATGACCGAGCTGGTAGATCAGTACGGCTACTACGGCGGTGGGGAATCCTTTTCGATTGGCGACCCCAACGAGGTGTGGATTCTGGAGATGACCGGCAAGGGCACCAACTGGGCAACCGACAAGAAATCGAAGAGAGCATATAATAAGGATAAAGGTGCGCTCTGGGTTGCCATCCGCATCCCCGACGGGTACATCAGCGCCCACGCCAACCAGGCCCGCATCACCACCTTCCCTCTCGAAAACGGGAAGACCTCCATCAGCTTTAAGAATATCGATAAGATCTTCAATCCCGAAGTTGAGGTGGTTTACGCCAACGACGTCATTAGCTACGCCCGCAACAAGAAGTGGTTTAGCGGAGCCGATAGCGACTTTAGTTTCTCGGACACCTACGCACCTGTTGATTTTGGCGCAGCACGCTTTAGCGAGTTTCGGGTTTGGGCGATGTTCAACTCCGCCTCCGACGGCATGGACAAGTACCTCGACTACGTTACCGGGAAAAACCTAGCGCACCGCATGCCGCTCTACGTAAAGCCCAACCGCAAGCTATCGCCCCGCGACCTGATGGGCTTCAAGCGCAACCACCTCGAAGGAACCGAGTTCGACATGAGCAAGGATATCGGTGCCGGCCCACACGCCCTCCCCTACCGCTGGCGCCCAATGACCTGGAAGTACAACGGCAAGGAGTACTTCCACGAGCGCACCACCGCCACCCAGCAAACGGGCTTCTCCTTTATTGCCCAAATGCGCTCGTGGCTGCCCAATGCCATTGGCGGCATCAGCTGGTTTGGTGTTGATGATGCAGCATCGTGCGTGTACGTCCCCTTCTACTGCGGCATGACCCGCGTACCCGAATGCTGGGCCGAAGGCAATGGCGACATGCTTACCTACTCGCCAACCTCAGCCTTCTGGGCCTTTAACCGCGTTTCGAACTTTGCCTACCTCCGCTACGATGTAATTAGCCAAGACATCAAGAAGCTGCAAAAGGAGATGGAGGATCGCAACGAGCTATTCGCCAAGGCTACCGACGCGGCTGCTGCCGAGCTGTACAAGAGCAATCCCGACGAAGCCCGCGAATACATCACCAGCTTCTCTGTCGATCTAGGGAACAACACCGTCAAGCGCTGGATCGATTTCTCGAACTACCTCCTTGTAAAGTATATTGATGGAAACATCAAAAAGGAGAAGGACGGCAAGTTCCTCCGCAACCCATACGGCTTCCCCGCATCGCCCATACAGCCCGAGCTGCCCGATTATTGGAAGAAAACCATCATCGACCAAACAGGCAGCAAGTTTGAGATGGTAAAGTAG
- the rpsK gene encoding 30S ribosomal protein S11, which translates to MAKKNTASVKKRVVKVEALGQLHVHSSFNNIIVSLTNNNGQVISWSSAGKMGFRGSKKNTPYAAQTAAADCAKVAYDLGLRKVKAYVKGPGSGRESAIRTIHAAGIEVTEIVDVTPLPHNGCRPPKRRRV; encoded by the coding sequence ATGGCAAAGAAAAATACTGCTTCAGTTAAGAAAAGAGTTGTTAAGGTTGAAGCTCTTGGGCAACTTCACGTTCACTCTTCCTTCAACAACATTATTGTATCGTTGACTAACAACAACGGACAAGTGATCAGCTGGTCGTCTGCAGGTAAGATGGGTTTCAGAGGATCAAAGAAGAATACTCCATATGCAGCACAAACTGCTGCTGCTGATTGTGCTAAGGTTGCTTACGATCTTGGCCTTCGCAAGGTTAAGGCTTACGTTAAAGGACCGGGTTCAGGTCGTGAATCTGCTATTCGTACCATCCACGCAGCAGGTATTGAAGTGACTGAAATTGTTGATGTTACTCCACTACCACACAACGGATGTCGTCCTCCTAAAAGAAGAAGGGTGTAA
- the rplQ gene encoding 50S ribosomal protein L17, translated as MRHNKKINHLGRKSGHRKALLSNLACSLILHKRITTTVAKAKALKMYVEPLMTKSKEDSTHNRRVVFSYLKNKYAVSELFREVSQKIANRPGGYTRILKIGFRPGDAAEMCIIELVDYNETYTKAPEQDKKAAAKTTRRGRTKKSETAPAAIDTVKEVKTEGEE; from the coding sequence ATGAGACATAACAAAAAAATCAACCATTTAGGTAGAAAGAGCGGACACCGCAAGGCGCTTCTATCTAACTTGGCGTGCTCGCTAATTCTTCATAAGAGAATTACGACTACCGTAGCTAAGGCGAAGGCTTTGAAGATGTACGTTGAACCTCTTATGACCAAGTCGAAAGAAGATTCAACTCACAATCGCCGTGTGGTATTCAGCTACCTAAAGAATAAGTATGCAGTTTCTGAACTTTTCCGTGAAGTATCTCAGAAGATTGCAAACCGTCCTGGTGGTTATACCCGTATCTTGAAGATTGGATTCCGTCCTGGTGATGCTGCAGAAATGTGCATCATCGAGCTGGTAGATTACAACGAAACCTACACCAAGGCTCCAGAACAAGATAAGAAGGCTGCTGCTAAGACTACTCGTCGTGGCCGTACCAAGAAATCAGAAACAGCTCCTGCTGCTATCGACACTGTTAAGGAAGTAAAAACCGAAGGTGAAGAGTAG
- the rpsD gene encoding 30S ribosomal protein S4, with protein MARYTGPRAKIARKFGEPIFGPDRAFEKKNYPPGQHGLTRKRKKLSEYGAQLREKQKVKYTYGLLEKQFRNLFERAARMKGVKGENLLQLLESRLDNVVYRMGVAPTRAAARQLVGHRHITVNGNVVNIPSYILRPGDIVGVREKSKSLEVIVNSVESRRNKYSWLEWDATSMTGKFMNRPERSEIPENIKEQFIVELYSK; from the coding sequence ATGGCAAGATATACTGGACCACGTGCAAAAATTGCTCGTAAGTTTGGAGAGCCTATTTTTGGGCCAGATAGGGCATTCGAAAAGAAAAATTACCCTCCTGGACAACATGGCTTGACACGTAAGAGAAAAAAACTATCAGAGTATGGTGCTCAACTTCGTGAGAAGCAAAAGGTAAAATACACCTATGGATTGTTGGAAAAGCAATTCCGTAACCTATTCGAAAGAGCAGCTCGCATGAAGGGCGTTAAGGGTGAGAACCTGCTACAACTTCTTGAAAGCCGTCTAGATAACGTGGTTTACCGTATGGGTGTTGCGCCAACTCGTGCTGCTGCACGTCAGCTCGTTGGCCACCGTCACATTACCGTTAATGGTAATGTGGTAAATATTCCTTCGTACATCCTCCGTCCTGGTGACATTGTTGGTGTTCGTGAGAAGTCAAAGTCTCTGGAGGTTATTGTCAACTCAGTAGAATCACGTAGAAACAAGTATTCTTGGTTAGAGTGGGATGCAACTTCAATGACTGGTAAGTTTATGAACCGTCCAGAAAGAAGTGAAATTCCTGAAAATATCAAGGAACAATTCATTGTTGAACTTTACTCTAAGTAG
- a CDS encoding DNA-directed RNA polymerase subunit alpha: MAILAFQKPDKVIMLEATDTFGRFEFRPLEPGYGITVGNALRRILLSSLEGYAITTVKIAGVDHEFSAIPGVIEDVVKIILNLKQLRFKKIAEGVDSEKVTVTISGQNEFRAGFLSNFLTSFKVLNPDLLICRMEPDVKLQIELTINKGRGYVPSEENKPVDAEFGLIPIDSIHTPIKNVKFAVENYRVEQKTDYEKLLLEITTDGSIQPKEALKEAAKILIYHFMLFSDEKITLDSDEKFTNEEFDEEVLHMRQMLKTKLVDMDLSVRALNCLKAAEVETLGDLVKFHRNDLLKFRNFGKKSLTELDELLDSMSISFGMDVSKYKLDKE; the protein is encoded by the coding sequence ATGGCAATACTAGCATTCCAAAAGCCCGACAAGGTAATAATGCTCGAGGCAACCGATACGTTCGGACGCTTTGAATTTCGTCCACTCGAACCTGGCTACGGGATTACCGTAGGTAACGCCCTTCGCCGCATTTTACTTTCGTCTCTAGAGGGCTATGCGATTACTACTGTTAAGATTGCCGGTGTGGATCATGAATTCTCTGCAATCCCTGGGGTTATAGAGGATGTCGTAAAAATCATCCTTAACCTAAAGCAACTTCGATTTAAGAAGATTGCTGAGGGTGTAGACTCAGAAAAGGTTACGGTTACCATCTCTGGACAAAATGAGTTCAGGGCTGGTTTCCTTTCGAATTTCCTCACCTCGTTTAAGGTGCTTAATCCAGATCTTCTCATCTGCCGTATGGAACCAGATGTGAAACTTCAGATTGAGTTGACCATTAACAAGGGTAGAGGCTATGTGCCTTCTGAAGAAAACAAACCTGTTGATGCTGAGTTTGGGCTGATACCAATTGACTCCATCCATACTCCAATCAAGAACGTAAAGTTTGCAGTTGAAAACTACCGTGTAGAGCAGAAAACTGACTACGAGAAACTATTATTAGAGATAACCACCGATGGTTCAATCCAACCAAAGGAGGCTCTTAAGGAGGCGGCTAAAATATTGATTTATCACTTCATGTTATTCTCTGACGAGAAGATCACCCTCGATTCTGATGAAAAATTCACCAACGAGGAGTTTGATGAAGAGGTTCTTCATATGCGCCAAATGCTTAAGACCAAACTGGTTGATATGGATCTATCAGTTCGTGCCCTTAACTGCTTAAAGGCTGCTGAGGTTGAAACGTTAGGTGATTTGGTTAAATTCCACCGCAATGACTTGCTGAAGTTTCGTAACTTCGGTAAGAAGTCGCTCACCGAACTTGATGAACTGCTTGATTCCATGAGTATATCATTCGGAATGGACGTTTCTAAGTACAAACTTGACAAGGAATAG
- the eno gene encoding phosphopyruvate hydratase — protein MGQIVSVHAREILDSRGNPTIEVEVTTASGAFGRAAVPSGASTGENEALELRDGDKGRYLGKGVLKAVHNVNEVIAPEILGMFVGEQVAIDKKMIALDGTATKSNLGANAILGVSLAVAKAAANFYGLPLYRYIGGTNAKTLPVPMMNIINGGSHSDAPIAFQEFMIRPVGATSFREGLRMGAEVFHALKKVLHDRGLSTAVGDEGGFAPTLNGTEDALESIIKAIEIAGYKPGRKSEGGQVSIGLDCASSEFFKDGKYDYTKFEGAKGKVLSSEEQAAFLEGLVNKYPIDSIEDGMGENDWAGWKILTDKLGNRCQLVGDDLFVTNVDFLKRGIEEGCANSILIKVNQIGSLTETLDAIEMAHRAGYTSVTSHRSGETEDSTIADIAVATNSGQIKTGSMSRSDRMAKYNQLLRIEEELGEEAIYGYEKIYRK, from the coding sequence ATGGGTCAAATAGTTAGCGTTCACGCTCGTGAAATCTTGGATTCTCGTGGTAATCCAACTATCGAAGTAGAAGTTACAACCGCTAGTGGTGCTTTTGGTCGTGCTGCTGTTCCATCTGGAGCATCAACTGGCGAAAACGAAGCACTAGAACTACGCGATGGTGATAAGGGTCGCTACCTAGGTAAAGGTGTGCTAAAGGCAGTTCATAACGTTAACGAGGTTATTGCTCCAGAAATTCTAGGCATGTTCGTTGGCGAGCAAGTTGCAATTGACAAGAAGATGATTGCCCTTGATGGTACCGCTACTAAGAGCAACCTTGGTGCAAATGCTATTCTTGGTGTATCGCTTGCTGTTGCTAAGGCTGCTGCAAACTTTTATGGTCTTCCACTTTACCGTTACATTGGTGGAACCAACGCTAAGACTCTTCCTGTTCCTATGATGAACATCATCAACGGTGGTTCTCACTCTGATGCTCCTATCGCATTCCAAGAGTTTATGATTCGCCCAGTTGGTGCTACTTCGTTCCGCGAAGGTCTTCGTATGGGTGCTGAAGTATTCCACGCGCTTAAAAAAGTTCTTCACGATCGTGGTCTTTCTACCGCAGTAGGTGACGAAGGTGGTTTCGCTCCAACCCTTAACGGTACTGAAGATGCTCTTGAGTCTATCATCAAGGCTATCGAAATTGCTGGTTACAAGCCAGGACGTAAGAGCGAAGGTGGTCAGGTTTCTATCGGTCTTGACTGTGCTTCTTCTGAGTTCTTTAAGGATGGCAAGTACGACTATACTAAGTTCGAAGGTGCTAAGGGTAAGGTTCTTTCTTCGGAAGAGCAAGCCGCATTCCTTGAAGGTCTTGTTAACAAGTACCCAATCGACTCTATCGAGGATGGTATGGGCGAAAACGACTGGGCTGGTTGGAAGATTCTTACCGACAAGCTTGGTAACCGTTGCCAGCTAGTTGGTGATGACCTATTCGTAACCAACGTAGACTTCCTTAAGAGAGGTATCGAAGAGGGTTGCGCTAACTCAATCCTTATCAAGGTTAACCAAATTGGTTCACTAACTGAGACCCTTGATGCTATTGAAATGGCTCACCGCGCAGGTTACACTTCTGTAACTTCTCACCGTTCGGGTGAAACTGAAGATTCTACCATCGCTGATATCGCTGTTGCTACTAACTCTGGTCAGATTAAGACTGGTTCGATGAGCCGTTCTGACCGTATGGCTAAGTATAACCAGCTGCTTCGTATCGAAGAGGAACTTGGTGAAGAGGCTATTTACGGTTACGAAAAGATTTACCGTAAGTAA